From the genome of Mastacembelus armatus chromosome 5, fMasArm1.2, whole genome shotgun sequence:
CCACATTCCTCTGacgcacagcagcagcagaaacacgaGTTGTCGCCCGCACAGGAGCCGCAGGTGGCACAATCCAGGACAATATTACACAGAGTTAGAAACTCACAGAAGAGGCAGGCCAGAATGCAGTGAACGCAGCAGTCTGGACGAGGGatgagacagaggaaaagacttgtgagtttgtgttttcatcagcttttctcttttatcCACAACTTTCTTTGTCTACATGCTTTagtaataaaaatgcatttacagtCATGCTAATACagtaaactgaaatgaaaaaaaaaaaaaaaatgtgttggtcAGAAACAGTGTGGCAATGCCCCCATTTTGGTAGGTCAGAAATCATGGGACATCATTTAGTAATCAGTTCATAAGAAAATATTATTCTTCAGTACAAGGCCAGAGACTAAGTGCTGCCAATGCGCCGCTGGCAATAGCACACTGTCTTACAACATTTGGTCTTTGAAATTCCTGGTCTTACCACATGCCCCTTGGTAATAAGTCTGTTATCTTTACCTCACTGCTCAACCCCAGAcccattttcttctttgttgaGCTCTCAGTATCAGTTAGTCATGTTCAGGACATGACAGTGTGTCCTTTTAAGTCTATAGATCAAGTTAGTAAAAAGAAACCATGGTCTTTTCACCATATCGtatttgtcattaaaatgacaaacactACACTGTGTGCACTTTTAAAGTGTAGCAGATCTATGTTGACATGAAGGTTGACATAACCTCTCAAGGCATTTCTAAAGCTGGTAGAACAAACTTGCATTAAAGCAGGCGTCAGAGGACTCATCAGCTCGATGCCTGATGAagtttttctttgatttttgaTGAACCTGTATAAATACAAATTTCTGTTATGTGGGTAAAAGATGCTGAACTCTAAatcaatttcttttttgttgacattttaaactAAACTGCCAATGCAAATTTATGGCGGTAatttacaaattacaaaaaatttgatttgtattaattatttttgGGTCAGTGAAAATATGCCACCAAAAAGAAGAAATCGTCTACTCTGACCAGACAAGTGGAAAAATTTAGTTGAACCTTGTTATCtatccctccctctccccctgAACCAACACCACAGTGTCTGTATCTCACCGTCCTGTGCCTCCGTAGGAATCTGGGAGCTGTTGCTCTTGGAGCTGCTCTTGCTCCTCTTGCTGCTCTGGGAGGCGATGGAAGGGTTGGACTGcagcttttttgtgtgtttgggtcCTGCTGAAGAGGACGAGGAGGTGGATGAGCCACCTCTCGGTAGGGAGCCCAGCTTAGGATGCTCATGGGGACCCCCATTCCTGACCCCATTGGACTGTAGTGAATGCATggtgggcgtgtgtgtgtgatgcagacAGTGCGCGTGatgggagtgtgtgtgcttggctCCATTGCGTAGCTGGCTGCTGGGCTGTGTCCGACATGGCTGGGTGTGTTGGATGGGCGTGGGTCTAGCTGCTGGTTGAGCTGGGGACGACAAAATGACATTCAGTTACAACAGGCTGAAGACAACAAACAttggaaccagctctcagcctgggttcaggaggcagacactctctgtacttttaaggctagacttaaaaccttcctctttgacaaagcatatagttagggctggcttcaggcaaccctgaaccatcccttagttagttatgctgctataggcctagactgcccgaggaccatcggtgcactgagctcccctaccctaaccccccccccttctctcccacctcatgtatattccaccattgaatgttactaaccttgtgctctctctctcccctagtttgtgctctctccctccctctctctctctctctctctctctctctctctctctctctctgtaccttctgcaggtgtccctggtcctggagctgtttatcgctgatgtgcagttactggccccaccaacttgcagtgtctatttgttgtttattgttgctgttcttttctctctgctctatccactcaccccaaccggtcgaggcagatggccgcccaaactgagcccggttctgctggaggtttttttcttccgttaaagggagttttttcctctccactgtcgccaagtgcttgctcataagggaattgttgggtttttagttttagtttttgtaaagtgccttgagatgatttgtattgtgatttggcgctatacaaataaaactgaattgaattgaattttaaaatggaTGAATGTGGTGTGATATGtcatagaaataaaatatgtttataaaATAACCTCCATCACTTACTGTGTTATACTATATTCCACAGCAGTTTCTGTTTGGATCCTATGAGGAGCCCTTGAATATAATAAGTGACTGACAAAGTATTCCAGCattggtttttaaattttaaaaccCCCGAGAATTTTAATATACGATACACAAATATGAGACAGGCAGCAAATCCCCATATCAGAAAAGgtaaaatgtttgacatttttgcttgataaatgagtttaattattattaaagatCAATTTTGCTGATTTCCAGTCTAGTTGTGTTGTGTGAATAATGCTGCTCAGCAAAGTTCCTGTTTGAATGACACAGTCTAtagatttaaaacaataacaattttGAAAGCCACAGATATAAAGTCATAATGGTTTTATACAACATGCTCTATTTTCTATTAATAGCATTTAAATGTTCATATTGTTTGTGCCTACATGTGCGTGGGCAGGCTCACAGTGATCAGTGTGTAGCTCTGAGGCAGCACTGAGGCCCCTCTCAGACTTGTGCTGATGACAAAGGAGGCCCTGAGAAACTCAATCCAATTACAAAACCCACTGCAAAGGCAACAGCTAATGGGAAGAACTACAGTATGTAGTTACTGAGCTGACCTCTGAACCTACTTGTCTAGACTCCTACACATCTAGAAATAGatagcagcaaaaaaaaaaacaaaaaaaaatgacaagagtGTGAAACAGGAACACCCATCCCTTTGATACTTAGGAGGAATGCAGTTTTGATACAACATGTACATTATCTTCAAACATAAACACTTGAGTTCATGCACGTTTGTTAATCTTGGCTCACTATGGCACATAGTGTATTCCACCTCCAAGTGCGAGTATTAACTGCTTTGCTATAGAAAAGGAGGCTGAATAGCACACCTGCGCTgccaaaccaaacacacatcatgaaaagaagaataaaatggAAGCCT
Proteins encoded in this window:
- the mdfi gene encoding myoD family inhibitor domain-containing protein, whose protein sequence is MDEERSAPAISPEPPDDGDPSLPAPQLSSQTTSTTETENSSPNPSPCPSADVAHTYTEPLILRLNGTPERLQGDDGGNCNNSLSTSDFTRPSKSITSQPAARPTPIQHTQPCRTQPSSQLRNGAKHTHSHHAHCLHHTHTPTMHSLQSNGVRNGGPHEHPKLGSLPRGGSSTSSSSSAGPKHTKKLQSNPSIASQSSKRSKSSSKSNSSQIPTEAQDDCCVHCILACLFCEFLTLCNIVLDCATCGSCAGDNSCFCCCCASEECGDCDLPCDMDCGIIDACCESADCLEICMECCSLCFSS